GGATGATCTTTCCAATAAAAATAATCAGCACCATAGGCAATGTTGTTCTCGCCACCTAAATCAAGTCCATATTGAATATGCTCATAAAGTTTTTCAGGATTTTCAAGGTCAACATAATCTTTGATAAAGTTCAGGCCAATTAAGCCATTTCTTTTAATAACTTCTTTAGCCAATTCGTCCGGAAGATTCCGATTGTTTTTATAAATTGTTCTATAATTGGAATGGCTTGCCAGAATAGGAATTGAATAGTTTCTCTGATCTATATAGCTGAAGATATCATAAGCCAACTGATCACTGGTGTGAGCGAGATCTATGGCAATTTTTCGATCTGCAATGTAATCAATCAACACTTTACCATCTTCTTTAAGTCCGGCAGCAGCATTATTTCCACCTCCGAAACGATTTTCTAAATGATGGGTAATTCCGATATAAAGTACTTTCTGTGTATTTTCAATAATAGTTTCCAGCTTTTTAAATCCAGAGTCCAGACTTTCATGTTCATCACAGAAAGCAGATGCATTTTCAATAGAAGCAATAACTCCTACCCGATTCTCATTTTCAGGATTTTTATAATTTCCATTTTCGAACAGGAAAAAGTTTTCATTTTTGATAAGTTCTGAAAATAATTGACTTTGCTTCAGTCCATAACCCGTACTTCCTTCCCCTGTTCCGGCATACATAGCCATTACCTGAAGTTTTACATTCCCTTCCTGCAGATAAGGCAATGAGCATCCCAGTTCTTTATCATCAATAGTTGAATTTGACCCTAGCAGATAATATAAAAGGTCGCAGTGTAAATCAATGTTTATCGTATTCATAGTAGGATGCAATTTATAATTTTTATTTCTTGTTCTGATCCAATGCATTATTGATAAATTCAATGTTTGAATTTTCAAAAACCTTCAGTAATTGAGGAACAAAGTCTCCAAATTTCTTGTATTTTTTTCTATTGGAATTATACTCTTTTACTTTTTCTTCTAATAAGGGAAGGAAGATGAAATTATTTTTTAAATGATATTCTTCCAGTCTTTTAGCTCTTTCAAAATCTTTCTGAATTCTTGCAGTCTGAATTTCACCCAATCTCACCAAATGTTCAGCAACACAAGTTTGATAGTCTCCATACCCTCCTGTTTTGATCATGACTTCTTTTAAATTTGATTTTTCAAACAGATCTTTAAACTTTTCAAGCTTATCTTTATGCTGATATACTTCCTTATTGACAAAAGAGTGTCCAAATTCATGTACACTTAAAAATCTTGCCTGAAACTCTTCGTCATATCCAAACTGCCCTTTCTTTTCAGCTTTCACAAATGGACTTGCTATTTCATAAATATCTGTATTGCCTGATTTTGAGATTACATTGGCTCCAATTCCTCTTCCTTCTCCATCTGATATAGGCCACATCATCATCGGAGAGATCAAGATCGTATAGGAATGAAAACCTTCTCCATAGAATTGCTCCATAGCATCAGTAAATCCAGCAGGAATATGTTTGTTATACTCATTTTCGCCCCCTTTATAAAAGTCTTTATTTTCATTAAAAAACTGGCTAATATTTTCTTTAGTATAAAATTTTGAAAGTTCGGAGAGGTAATTTTTAATTAATTGAGTAATTTCTTTGTTCTGCACTTCAGTCAAATTATTGCTGCTAAACTGATAATCATTGATCCATTCTGTGGCCGGAAATTCCTGATGATATATTAAAGGAGTCATGAGCATATCATTCCCCTGACCATATTTATCCATTAAAATATCATTAATTTTTGCCGTTTCAATGGCAATATTTGAGTCTTTTAAATACTCATATTTTTTCAACGCATTATTTACAATAGGCTGATAAACAGAACATTCTTTTATTTTATAAAGTTCAAAATCTTTATTATTTTTTCTGTGTTCTGCTGAAAGAATTTCCGCGAGAAAATAAGTCTCAATATTCTTATTGTAA
This is a stretch of genomic DNA from Chryseobacterium tructae. It encodes these proteins:
- a CDS encoding DUF4932 domain-containing protein translates to MKKVLFILVSLSSTLGFSQKKTSKFSVNYNKNIETYFLAEILSAEHRKNNKDFELYKIKECSVYQPIVNNALKKYEYLKDSNIAIETAKINDILMDKYGQGNDMLMTPLIYHQEFPATEWINDYQFSSNNLTEVQNKEITQLIKNYLSELSKFYTKENISQFFNENKDFYKGGENEYNKHIPAGFTDAMEQFYGEGFHSYTILISPMMMWPISDGEGRGIGANVISKSGNTDIYEIASPFVKAEKKGQFGYDEEFQARFLSVHEFGHSFVNKEVYQHKDKLEKFKDLFEKSNLKEVMIKTGGYGDYQTCVAEHLVRLGEIQTARIQKDFERAKRLEEYHLKNNFIFLPLLEEKVKEYNSNRKKYKKFGDFVPQLLKVFENSNIEFINNALDQNKK
- a CDS encoding dipeptidase — translated: MNTINIDLHCDLLYYLLGSNSTIDDKELGCSLPYLQEGNVKLQVMAMYAGTGEGSTGYGLKQSQLFSELIKNENFFLFENGNYKNPENENRVGVIASIENASAFCDEHESLDSGFKKLETIIENTQKVLYIGITHHLENRFGGGNNAAAGLKEDGKVLIDYIADRKIAIDLAHTSDQLAYDIFSYIDQRNYSIPILASHSNYRTIYKNNRNLPDELAKEVIKRNGLIGLNFIKDYVDLENPEKLYEHIQYGLDLGGENNIAYGADYFYWKDHPDTSRHPFFFEEHSNASVYPAINKEIEKRFSAELVEKISHKNALDFIENMYK